TATCATAGCCTTCAATTCGTTTTGGTAAGTCAGCTAAGTCGAGAATTTCAGCTAAATCTTGCAGCGCTTCTAGGTTACGATCGGCAAAGCGTTGAGTACGTTCTAATTCATATTTGGCATTGCGTTCAACCATTTCAATTAATTCTGCCTTGATTTGTCTTTGGGGTGCAATTATTTGCACTTTGCGACCTTTAATTTCGCTCAACCAATCGACTAAAATTTCGGTTTCGGGTAATTCATATTGAACGATAATTTCAGGAGGAATTTCTACCGAATCAACATAAGAGTAATGTTCTTCTAAAACTCGTTGTAAAATTTCTCCAGGTGTACCCGATTGTGCGTCAGCAAAAAAGCCTAATCTCCCGACTAATTTACCAGCCCGAATTTGAAATAATTGAATACAACCGTGTTTGTCGTCAGCAGCGATCGCGATCGCGTCTCTGGAGACGGTATCATCAGGTAAGGAAACTTTCCGATCTGCCTGGAGTGCTTTCAATCCCTGAAGGCGATCGCGAATTTGCGCCGCTAACTCAAAGTTTAACTCGCCTGCGGCTTTTTCCATTTGCTGTTGCAAAAGTTCGAGTAATTCTCCCGTCCTTCCTTGAAAAACCATTGCTACTTTTTGCACGATTTGATGGTATGCTTCTGGAGTAATTAAAGCTTGACAAACACCAGGACAACAGCCAAGATCGTAATTAAGACAAGGACGGTCTTTAAATAAAGGTCGCGGACGCTGACGTAACGGAAAAAGGCGCTTGACAAGATGCAGGGTACTGCGTAATAATCGGACATCTACATAAGGACCGTAATATCTATCTTTTTCGTTTCCTTTACGTCGCTTGCGAGTGATAAATATACGCGGATAATCTTCCGACCAAGTTATGCAAACATAAGGGTATTTTTTATCATCCTTTAACAGAACATTAAAATACGGCTGATGCTGCTTGACAAGATTGGCTTCTAATGCTAGAGCTTCGGCTTCAGTATCAGTAACGATAAACTCAATTTCCGCCACCTGACGTACCATCATGCGAAGGCGATCGCTCAATTGTTGTCCAGGTCGAAAATAGGAACGAACCCGCGATCGCAGTTTCTTCGATTTACCGATATAGAGAATATTCCCAGAGCGATCGCGCATCAAATAAATCCCCGGTTCCAGAGGAATTTCTTTGAGGATTTGCTCTAAGCGTTCTGGATCTTGAATTAAGAGTAGCTCGGTTGTAGAGGTTGCCACAGTAGTATAAATGCTCTTTACGCTTACCAATAACTATAATAAACACAGCAGCGCTTTTGCGGAGATAGTGTTAACCGTCACGATCGTTGAGTGAGTAATAATTTTGAGTCGATCTAGATCTAAAGTAGTATTTTGTTCGCAAAAATTTCACAAAAGCTTGAAAAATTCACCCTGTAAGTAAGTTGCTCGAATAACAGTTAACAGAAGATACTTTTCTTGTCATCGCTTAGCGAGCCGCTCTTTAATAAATTTTCGTTAGTAAGAGCGTTAGTTACTCCCGAATCATTACTTCCCCAAATAGCTAGAGGTTGTTATGCAGAAAATATTGAAAAATGTATTTGAGCCAGATCGATTACCAGAAGATGTACCAAGTTACTTATCTGCACCTCAGTTACTCGTAGCGCGAGGTTGGCGATCTTTTGAGTAACAAGAGCATATTTCATTTGTGTATTTAAGGTTGTCCGGGGAGGAGAAGCAATGATATCCGATCCACCAGAATTGCGTAGTTTAAAAATTTTGCTCGTTGAGGATACGCCAGTTAATCGCCAATTGTTAGTCAACCAACTCATGGTACTCGGTTATCAAGCTGATTGTGTCTCCAATGGTGTCGCAGCCCTTAACCGCTTAACTAAGCAAGACTACGATCTGATCTTGATGGATTGTATAATGCCCGTTCTCGATGGCTATCTAACTACCGAAGCTCTGCGCGCTCGAGAAAGTAACTCTCGTCGCACGATTGTCGTTGCTATGACTGCTAATATTTCCCCAGGAGAGCGACAAAAGTGTTTAGCCGCAGGTATGGATGATTATCTGAGTAAGCCGATTCAATTGGAAATCCTAGCGACTATTCTCGCTCGTTGGTCGTCAGTGCTGGGTGTTCGGGTTCCAGAAAGTTGCCACTCAGTAATCGAAAACTACAATCTAGCAGATGACCAACAGCAAATCGATCGCCCGATCTTACCGATGGAAGTTTCTACCGAAAGCGAGCTACCGAGTCCCGAACGAGGTGAAATTCCCGTCGAATTAGCTCGTCTGCGCGAACTTTCTCGCGGCGATCTTGAGTTTGAGTTAGAAATGTTACAAGCTTTTGTCGAAGATGCTCCTGTTTATCTGGAACAAATACGTCAAGCAATTTCCACTGGCGATCTTAATTCCCTTGCTCTCACGGCTCATCAACTCAAAGGTGCTGCGATGACAGTGGCAATTTATGAACTTCCCGAACGAGCCAAACAGTTAGAAAATTTAGCTGTCAATAACTGTCTCGAAAAGGCAAGAGAACTGCTAGCTGAGTGCGAGAGAATTGTTGATGAAGTTCATAATTTCCTTGCTGATTTAGTCCAAACGGAGAAATCCTCCCGTTTGTAATCTATTTGTAGAGGTTGAGGCTTCAAGCAGATTCTGAACCAAGGTTATTTAGATTAGTTTACTATCCATCAAGCAACTGTTTCGCGATCGCTGTTCTTGCTATCTATCCAAATTATTTCTCCAATTATTCTTTATTCAATTTTTTTTTGAATTCAATTTTTTTTGATTTAACTTCTTCTTAATTTTATCTCAGTTTATTATCAAGCATCAAGGCTCTTTTGTCAAGAATAATTATTTATTTTACATCAGAAAAAATTTCAGAACAAAGTTAATTATTATTTCCGATCTCCGCTCCGGCACAAACTTTACAAAATAATGTAAAGAAAAGTAACATGGTGAAAGAAAAGGTAGTAGAAACCTCACGAAACCAGCAAAGAGCAATGAAAAAAATTCTTGTAATCGAAGATGAAAGAATTCTGCGCCAAAGCGTAGTAAAAATTCTTAAAAATGAGAACTTTGAGATTATAGAAGCAAAAAATGGCAGTATGGGAGTTTACTTAGCCAGAACCCAAAAACCAGACTTGATTCTTTGCGATCTAATTATGCCAGAATTAGATGGTTACGGAGTCCTAGGAATTTTGCAACAAGATCCCAACACAGTAATGATTCCCTTTATTTGTCTGACTGCTCAAGAAGACCGAGCTTCTCTGCGACAAATAATGGAACTAGGAGCTAGCGACTATATTACCAAGCCTTTCACCAGAAGCGAACTACTAGGCGCGATCGCCACTCAATTAGGAAAACGAGAAAGGCTGCGTCAGCAACAAAATCTCGCCTTGTTAGAAGCAACTGCAAAACTAAATCGTCTCGCCTACTACGACAGTTCGACTAAACTGCCCAATCAACTCTTATTAAGAGAAGAATTTACCAAGATCGTGCAATTGAATCTTTACCAGTCTCAGGTAGTACCGCTAATGATACTATGCCTCAACCAATTCCAACGCTTTACTTACGGTTTAGGTACCAAATCTAGTGAAAAGCTACTCCAAGTAATAACCGAGCGCATAATTGTTTGTGCTGGTATTCATAGTTTAGTAGCCCGACTTAATGAAGAACAATTTGCAATTTTATTGCCTAAACTTAACGCCAGAAAAAAGATTGAGAAAATAGCTCAAACCTTACTAGAAATTTTATCTCAACCTTTTGATTTAGAAGAGAAAAAAATCTATATTTCTTGTAGTATTGGGATCGGAATTTTTCCTTTAGATGGTAACAAGCTTGATTCGCTGTTACAAAACACAACTGCGGCATTAGCTGAAGCCCAACAGATGAGCGGCAATCGCTATCAGTTTTACAGGCCAAGTTTGAAAGAGCAATCCTCAGACCGTTTTCAATTAGAAATGGACTTGCGTTTAGCAGTAGAACAAGGAGAATTACTAGCTTATTATCAACCCCAATTAGACTTAAAAACCGGAAAAATAGTTGCAGCAGAAGCTCTCATGCGTTGGCAACGTCCCGATAGTAGTTTTGTTTCCCCAGCTAAATTTATTCCTCTTGCTGAAGAAATTGGTTTAGTAATAGCCCTTGATGAATGGATGCTTTATGCTGCTTGTAATCAAGCTAAAATTTGGCAGCAACAAGGATTAAATTTGACTGTAGCAGTAAATCTTTCAGGCGTACATTTTAATCAGTCCGATCTGAGTAGGAGAGTGGTTCGAGTCTTGGAAAACACAGGTTTAGAACCTCAATACTTAGAATTAGAAGTCACTGAAACTGCACTAGTACAAAACCAAGAGCGCGCGATCGCCACTCTCCAGGAATTAAAAGCGCTCGGAATTAGACTATCTTTAGATGATTTTGGCAGTGGTTACTCTTCTTTGATGTATTTACAGCAATTTCCTTTCGATAGCTTAAAAATTGACCGCAGTTTTATCCAAAACTTAACCAAAGAGTCAAAAAACGAAGCGATCGTCACAGCAACTATTCAAATGGCACATAGTCTCAATTTGCAAGTAGTTGCCGAAGGAGTGGAAACTCAGCAAGAACAAGCTTTTCTCAGCCAACATCAGTGCGATCTAATTCAAGGTTACGCGATCGGTCATCCGATGCCACCACTCGAACTGCAAAAAATGCTTCAGCTTAATCAACAAACAAATCAAGCGATCTCTCTAAAAAAAGCTGCTAATAATTTATCGAGTTTGAATTAATTTCAGTTAAGGAGAACGAAGATTAATTTTCAGCGTCAATTAGAGGAACTCAAAAGCTAAAAAGTTTGTTGGTATTTTGGCTTCCATGAGAATAAAAAAAGCCCGCCTCTGCGGACTCTCATCTAACCATCTAGAATGTCTAAAATTTTTAACTCATCAATGCGAGTACGTGACTTAGGCTTTCTTGAATTTGCGACGAGTAGCAAAAACACCACCCACAACTACTAAACCTAAAAGTGCAGAAGGTTCGGGCACTTTTTCTCCAGGTTCATTGCTAGCAACTTTAATAGTTTTACTGTAGTAACCAGTGTGAGAGGTTTTATCTTTGGCATCCGCCGCGATCGTATTTGTTTCGACAGCATTAAAACTGTAAACCCAGTTAACTTCTCCATCAACAGTAACTTTGGCAATTTCGCTGATTTGAATTGGACCGGGAATAAAGCCCCCATCGAGAAACGCTTTCACACTATACATAATCGGATCGCTTTGCCAAGTATGAAAGTGTTCTGGTTTGGTTAAACGTTCGGTTAAATCATAATGTCCGATTAAACCAATTTCAATTTCCCCGGTTTCTTCGTTGAGTGTTAAGTTAGAAATATTCGGATCTCCAGAGCGAGGACGACCTAATGTCGTTAGAGAGGTTAGTGCTTGTTGGTATTGGTTGGCGGTAACTACATTAGTGAGATTATAAGCACCGAGGAAGTCGTCAAGCCATTGCTGACCAAAAATTGCCCAATCAGCGCCAGTAACAGTCTCGACAGTAACTTGATGAGAACCTAAGTTTGCGGAAAAGCCAACATTTTCGAGAACATCTTCACCGAAAGCCCAAAGTTCGACGTTGGTATATAAGCTATCATCGGTTAAAGCTTGAATTGCTTGTGCTTCGTCTCTTTGAGAGATATCAGAATTGTCCGGACCGTTGTAAGTTTGGAAATTGTCAGTATTAAATTCGATATTAGTAGCTTTAAGAGTTCCCGCCCAAGCTGAGTTTGTGGCGATCGCGCTAACGCTTACTACTACTGAAGCACCTAATAAGATTTTTTTGATTGGATTTTTCATTTTACTATCACCTTGATTTTTGAGCTATTGATGTGATTAAGATGCACTTCTATATTTCTCTATTTCTTGTTTCTTTGCTTAGTATACAAATTCTCGTTTCCCAATAGGTAAAGCTAGCGTAAATTTTGTTTTTGCTAGCTTCCCTAATTTAACTATTTTGCTTAATTTTTTAATAATTCAACTGAGTATTTTTACGACTGTAAAAACACTGAGATTCTTTTGACTGCTGTTTTTAATACTTCTGGATCTCGAACTAAAGCAAAGCGCACGTACCCTTCACCATTTTTCCCAAATCCAGCTCCAGGTGAGGCAGCAACGCCAGTATTTTCTACTAATTTCGTGCAAAATTCTGAGGAATTATTTTGCCATTTCTCCGGTAATTTTGCCCAAACATACATAGTTGCAGGTGGTAAAGAAACCTGCCAACCAATATCGTGTAAAGCGGCAACAAAAACATCTCGTCGCTGACGGAAAGTAGCAACTGTCGTCGTGACAGTTTCTCGATCTTCATTTAAAGCTGCGATCGCACCATTTAAAATCCCTCGATATTGATTAAAATCGATCGCCGCTTTCACTTGACGCAGGGCGAGAATTAGCTCTGAATTTCCGATCGCGTAACCAATGCGAAAACCGCCCAAATTATAAGATTTCGAGAAAGTAAAAAATTCAATCGAGACTTCTTTATCAGGGTCAGCTTGTAAAATAGACGGAGCCAGAGATTGATAACTGGTTCCCGCTTCAGGAAAGACCAGATCGGCATAAGGAAAATCGTGACATAAAATTAGCTCATGCTGGCGACAAAAAGCCACAGCCTCCCGAAAAAAAGACAAAGGCGCGATCGCGGCAGTGGGATTGTGAGGATAACTCAACACCAGCAGTTTTGCTTGCTTCAGCACTTGCGTAGGAATATCCTCAAACCGAGGCAAAAACTGATTTTCGCTCAACAGAGGCAAAGTATAAACTTGACCACTAGCCAAATGTACCCCACCAGCATGAGAAGGATAACCCGGATCGAGCAACAAAGCAAAATCCCCAGGATTCAACACCGCCAAAGGTAAATGTGCAGTTCCTTCCTGAGAACCAATCAACTGTAACACCTCAGTTTCCGGATCGACAGGAATACCGTATCTGTTGGTATACCAACCAGCCACCGCTTCGCGAAAACTGCGAGTACCATGAAAAAGTAAATATCCATGAGTATCGATCTCAGACAACGACTTTTCGATTGCCGATCTCGCCACCTGAGACGCTGGTAAATCAGACGAACCCAAAGAAAGGTCAATTATTTCCACCCCCAACATTTTCGCGCAATTCTTTGCCCGATCCATATCAGCAAACACATTTGTTTGCAAGGCTTCTATCCGTTTAGCAAACCGCATTTTTATCCTTGGTGATTCGTCATTAATCCAGAGTCAAACTACTGAATGTATTCTTTTAGCATATCGTTGAGAGCTTGTCTGCCGATCGCTCCTTCGTGAGAGATTACCATCTCATCACCTTTAAACAATCTCAAAGCCGGAACACCTTCCACCTGACACTTAGCCACAGAATTAGGGTTAGGGTCAACTTCAAGTTTAACCACCTTCAGGCGATCGCTGTACTGATTAGCTACCCAATCCACTGAAGGAGAAACCAACTTACAAGGACCGCACCAATTAGCCCAAAAGTAAACCAGGACTGGCTTTGATTCTTGAAAAACTTCCGTCTCAAACTCAGAATCGGTAATTTTAATAACGCTACTCACAACTATATTTCACTCTAAAATTAATTACGATCGCAATCCTCTGGTGAAAGATTGCTATATTTGACTTTACTTTTAGGGCGCAGAGAACGTCAATCAACGCTAGAGACAAATTCAGCAGGCGGAGATTGCCTGCTGCGTAGACCAAGCTTGTTGGCTAAATTTCTCGCGATCGACCTTTTTAGATATAATTCATCTCACGCCGATTGCTCGAAAATTGAGGCGTGAGATCGATTATGCTTTTGGTGAATCGTGACCCACCGCTACTGATTCAGTTGGCGACGTAACTCTTCTAGTTCCGCATCGACCTCTGTTTTCGGCGCTGAAGAGGAAGAAGAGGAACTATCTTGTCCCGCAGGTAATGCTTCTTGGTTAGGAGAAGAACCGCTCAGCATTTGAGCTTTCATTGCTGCCAGCTCATCATCTACATTACTACCTTCAAGTTGAGCAAACTGATCTTCTAGACTATTACCGCCAATTTCACCTGCTGCTTCCGAAACAGCTTCGAGTTGCATGACTTTTTCTTCCATGCGCTCAAAGGCTGACATCGCGCTGCCCGTACTCATATTACCAATTGTACTTTGTAACTGCTGATTAGCCTTAGCTGCATTTGCCCGCGCTTTGAGCATATCCTTTTTCGTTTTCGCTTCAGAAATTTTACTTTCTAAAGCGATTAAATTGCGCTTGAGCGTATCTACCTGACCATTTTGTTGATCTAGCTGTTGTTTGAGCATTGTCGCTGTTTCCGAGCTAGTTTTCTTGCGCTGGAGAGCTTCCCGCGCCAAATTTTCATCTCCCTTAGTAAGAGCAAGTTGAGCGCGTTGTTGCCAGGTATTAGCTTCCGATAAATTTTTGTTGTATTGTTGCTCAGTACGTTTTTGAGAAGCGATCGCTCTGGCGACTGCTTGACGCATTTGCACCAGATCGGATTGCATATCAATAATTGCTTGTTCCAGAACTTTCTCTGGATCTTCAGCCTTGCTCACCATATCGTTAAGATTGGCGCGAACCACTCGGCTAAGGCGATCGAATAATCCCATGACGCTATCTATCCTATGGAGTCTACAGAATAAGTTAACTTTTTTTGTTTAAGAGGCATCAGCCCGCTTATTTAATAATAGCGGCTATGCTCTGAACAGCTTTCAGTGTCTCTAGTTTGGCATATTCTTTTTCCCAAACGCTTTCACTTTCGCTAAACACCGAGATTTACCTGGGAAATAAATTTTTCTAGCTATTCATCTCCCGATGAGTTTTCTCTGGTTCCAGAACCCGATGCGGGTAAGTTATAGTTATGCTGATTAGTACCGTTTAACTGATTTGCCTTCATCGCCCTTAACTCAGCTTCCAGTTCATTATTTCCTTCCAGAGCCGAAAATTTCTTTTCTAGATCGTCAGTTCCCAATTGGGCGATCGCCTCAGAAGTTGCTTCTAACTCCAGAACTTTTTCTTCCATACGCTCGAAGCTACTCAAGGAACTACTGGTATTAGTATTGCCCATTAACTCCTGTATTCTCATCGAGCTTTCTGCCGATCGCGCCCTGGCAATATAGAGATCTTTTTTCATTTTCGCTTCAGATATTTTACTCTCCAAAGCACGTAAGTCTTTTTTCAGTTTACTAATCAGCGTATTTTGCTGTTCTAACTGGCTTTGTAAAGCTTTGGCTGTATCTTGATAGCTTTTGCGTTTAACTAATGCTTCTTTCGCCAGAGTTTCATCTCCTTTATCTAAAGCTAGTTGAGCGCGACGATACCAACTTTCAGCTTGAGTATTATTTTGAGCAGCTTGTCGCTCAGTACGTTTTTGAGTAGCGATCGCTTGAGCCACAGCCTGCCGCATTCTCAGCAAATCTTGCTGCATATCTGCTACAGCTTGTTCTAAAACTTTTTCTGGATCTTCTGTACTGCTAATTAGACTGTTGATATTGGCGCGAATTACTCGCCAAATGCGCTCAAGCAACCCCATAACTACTCTCCTCTCTAACTAATTTTCATCATAGTATCCTAGGTAAAAGATTTATCCGGCAACTGAAGCAACAGAAGCCGAAATGCCCTGCTGTTTTAAATTTTGCACGTATCTTTGAGCATCCGCCTGATTCGTAAACGTCGCCATTTGAATTTTGTCACCACTAGCAGTTTTACGCACAAAAGCATCAGGCGCGATCGCTCTTGCCTTGACTAAAGAACTTTCACCACTATAATCAATCAACACCACGTAATTCTGATTATTTTGACTATTACTCGGACTTGGTTGAGCTGTGGGAAATGGATTAGTCGGTGTTGTTGCAGGGGCGGAATTAGCAGGCGGTACTGGTGCTGGCTGTAAAGATGGTGGTAATAGTGCTGTTGCTAAATCTGAGGAACGCTTAATTACTACAGGACCTGGGCTTCCTTGCTGAGATCCTGGAGTTTCTGGTGCTGTGGGTAAGTTTGATGAATCAATATTAGTTTGGGGAGTAGGGCTAGGTTTGACGTTACTCAAGGTACTCAAATTTAACTCGACAAACTCTTCCGTTGCTAAATTTGGACCTGGAGGAATAGTGGTTTTTTCGGGGCTTTCTGGCACGACTGGCTTAATTTCGAGAGATTGGGGTGCAGTGGTTTCACTCTCAGCACTAACTATTCCCGACAATCCTAATTTACTCCAGGCTTCCTCTGGCATTAATGCCCAAGCTAATAAGCTACTAGCCACTAGAAAAACTAACATCGAGCTAACACCCAGGGGTGTAAACAAACTAGCCAAGGGATTAGTTTTTTTCTCCTTTGCTGGTTCTTCTTCTGCAAGGGTGTTGAGAAGTTGCTCTGAAGATGCCAAATAATCTTCTGGTGGATGTTCGTTAATTGTCTCTTCTGGCTCGACTTTTTCCTCTGCTGGCTGTACCTGATGTACCAAACTAGAATCTTCGTTTGCCGAGACAACTTCGCGATCTGAGCTAGGTTGTTCTGATTTTAACCCAGTCTCAGCCGATAATTTTGTTTCTTCAGTTACCTCGCCTTGCGTTTCCGGAGCGATCGCTAATTGCGCGGTAGTTACATCTTCTGGATGTGCATTGATAACTTTACTTCGGTAATGCTCCTGGAAAGCTTGTTTCGCCCTCGAAGGTTGAGGTTGTCGGCGGCGATAACGAGCTAATTCTGCTTCTAACTGTACATCTAAACTACTTAAAGCAGCTTGTAAAACTGGATTTAAGGAAGATTTTTTCGGGAATTCTTCTAAAGCAGTTTGAATCATAAGTTTGACTAACTCCTAACTAATAGCTAAATAATTTCAAAATTACAGCAGAGCTACAAGCCTACCTCTGTTCTGAATTTATTTTTAGATCGAGTTGCCTCAATAAGCAATTTATTTCCGACTCCTGCACCCCCATAGCCATCCTATTTTATTCCTGGATAAATTTTTCACAGGAAATGAAAAAGATTTTAGGTCTTAACACACTCGTCACTTTTCACTCATGTGACTAGACTGGAAAATTAACTTGGGGCGCGATCGATCTAATCACCTCACTTCCCTCTATTCGCCAAAACTACCTACCCAGCTTAAAAAATTTGATTTTCTCATAACTTTAATGAGTGTCTCCTCATCCAACTTTTAAGTTGCTTGAATTTTTTTCCGCAAATAAATATCTTTGCTTTTTACTTCTCGTTTGATGCGATCCCCGTTAACTTTTACTCCAACCTATCTCTGTCTATCTCTAGATAGATTTACGGATTATTTCTTTTTTTAACAGCATTTGTATCTATTTATAACGTAAATATAAAGAAAAACTGAAAAACAATTATTCTTTAAGTGTAGCTAAACCCAGACACAATCATGGATTTAGACAATAATTCCCGATTTTCATTTAGGAGAAAATCTAAAGATAAAGCTTGAATGAAGACAGCCCTTTAAGAAAAATCCTATGAAGACGACAAATTGTTTAACATCGGCTTGTCGATATTGCCGTTACTACGAACTGGAAGGACGACGGGGTGGAATGTGCCAGCAGTTAGGTGTCCCAGTTCAAGCGAATTGGAAGGCTTGTTCTTTAGCTCTACCACCCTTCACCTCAGAATGGAAGGAGCTGGAAGAACTCGTACATCTGGAAAAATCTCTCTCTTTGGAAATTTCCGATAATTCCTCTAAAATTGAAGCTACTGAGGAAGAGCAAGTAGTAAAAGTTTAATAACTCTTTGAAATAAAATTCTCAAAATTAAAAATTTTCTCGCTAGAAGAAAGTCGCACCTTTACACAAAGGTGCGACTTCACACTTGGAAGGAAAAAGCCAAGAATATCTGTGTATATCTGTGTTATAATCCCAAACTAGAGATATTCTTCAGCAAATCTCTAGAAACTTAAGGGAGCCAAGGAAAATCGCGAAAATTAGGTTTACGCTTTTCGAGAAATGCCTGTTTCCCTTCCGACCCCTCTTCAGTCATGTAATAAAGTAAAGTAGCGTTACCTGCCAATTCTTGCAAACCCGCTTGACCATCGCAGTCAGCATTAAAAGCCGCTTTCAGACAGCGAATAGCGATCGGGCTTTTATCAAGAATTTCATTCGCCCATTGTATCCCTTCAGCTTCTAACTGTTCCACAGGCACGACACAATTCACTAACCCCATATCCAGCGCTTGAGTAGCAGTGTACTGACGACAGAGAAACCAAATTTCCCGAGCTTTTTTTTGACCCACAATGCGGGCGAGATAACTAGCGCCAAAACCGCCATCAAAGCTACCAACTTTTGGACCTGTTTGCCCAAAAATAGCGTTATCGGCGGCAATTGTCAGGTCGCAAATCAAGTGTAAAACGTGACCGCCCCCGATCGCATAACCTGCTACCATGGCAATAACCACTTTGGGCATCGAACGAATTAAACGCTGTAAATCGAGAACGTTTAACCTAGGTACACCTTCATCGTCAATATATCCCGCTTTACCCCGCACGCTTTGGTCGCCACCAGAACAAAAGGCATATTTACCGTCAGTATGAGGACCTGCACCTGTCAACAGCACTACACCTATTTGGCTATCTTCGCGAGCATCACAAAAAGCATCGTAAAGTTCAAAAACAGTTTTCGGGCGGAAGGCATTGCGTTTGTGAGGACGATTAATGGTAATTTTGGCAATGCCTGCAAATTTATGATAGAGAATGTCTTCGTAAGTTTTAGCTACTTCCCAGGCTACGTTAGTTGTTTTCTGGTCATCGCTCATTGGTTTTTAGTTATTGTTGTTCAATTTTGCTTCCTTATTAAACAACAAATCTGCCTGGTAAATGCAGTCGCTGAATAACCCCATCCCACAGTCGCCTATTCTTCATTTGTTTCTCGCCAAAAGACAATACTTCGATCGAGTTTTTCGATCTCAGTACCGGGATAGTAGAATGCTAAAATTTTCTCGGCTGTCCAACCGAGTTTTGCTAAATTGTAGGAACCATATTGACTCATACCTACTCCATGTCCAAAACCACCACCAACAAAGGCGTAGCCTTTTAAAACTTGGTTCGCATCATAAATTGGTTCGAGATAAAACAAAGTGCTACGAGGTGGTCCAAAGGCGCTACGGGCTTCAGTTTTCTCTAGTTCAACGATCCCTTTATCTGTTTGGACAGTGAGAGTAAGTATTCTACCCGAAGGCGATCGCTCGGTGACTGCCATGTTTTGGATCGTGGTAAAGTCGGCTAAGGGATG
This Oscillatoria salina IIICB1 DNA region includes the following protein-coding sequences:
- the uvrC gene encoding excinuclease ABC subunit UvrC, translating into MATSTTELLLIQDPERLEQILKEIPLEPGIYLMRDRSGNILYIGKSKKLRSRVRSYFRPGQQLSDRLRMMVRQVAEIEFIVTDTEAEALALEANLVKQHQPYFNVLLKDDKKYPYVCITWSEDYPRIFITRKRRKGNEKDRYYGPYVDVRLLRSTLHLVKRLFPLRQRPRPLFKDRPCLNYDLGCCPGVCQALITPEAYHQIVQKVAMVFQGRTGELLELLQQQMEKAAGELNFELAAQIRDRLQGLKALQADRKVSLPDDTVSRDAIAIAADDKHGCIQLFQIRAGKLVGRLGFFADAQSGTPGEILQRVLEEHYSYVDSVEIPPEIIVQYELPETEILVDWLSEIKGRKVQIIAPQRQIKAELIEMVERNAKYELERTQRFADRNLEALQDLAEILDLADLPKRIEGYDISHIQGANAVASQVVFVDGVAAKQHYRHYKIKDPNVRAGHSDDFASMAEVIRRRFRKYAENTSLERQGNPDFPDLIMIDGGKGQLSAVVAVLQDLNLLEDVRVVSLAKQREEIFLPGESLPLHTNSEQPGVQLLRRLRDEAHRFAVSFHRQQRTSKLRRSRLDDIPGLGFARQKELLAHFHSIDYIREANLQQLQAVPGIGSVLAQEIYNYFHPA
- a CDS encoding response regulator produces the protein MISDPPELRSLKILLVEDTPVNRQLLVNQLMVLGYQADCVSNGVAALNRLTKQDYDLILMDCIMPVLDGYLTTEALRARESNSRRTIVVAMTANISPGERQKCLAAGMDDYLSKPIQLEILATILARWSSVLGVRVPESCHSVIENYNLADDQQQIDRPILPMEVSTESELPSPERGEIPVELARLRELSRGDLEFELEMLQAFVEDAPVYLEQIRQAISTGDLNSLALTAHQLKGAAMTVAIYELPERAKQLENLAVNNCLEKARELLAECERIVDEVHNFLADLVQTEKSSRL
- a CDS encoding two-component system response regulator; the encoded protein is MKKILVIEDERILRQSVVKILKNENFEIIEAKNGSMGVYLARTQKPDLILCDLIMPELDGYGVLGILQQDPNTVMIPFICLTAQEDRASLRQIMELGASDYITKPFTRSELLGAIATQLGKRERLRQQQNLALLEATAKLNRLAYYDSSTKLPNQLLLREEFTKIVQLNLYQSQVVPLMILCLNQFQRFTYGLGTKSSEKLLQVITERIIVCAGIHSLVARLNEEQFAILLPKLNARKKIEKIAQTLLEILSQPFDLEEKKIYISCSIGIGIFPLDGNKLDSLLQNTTAALAEAQQMSGNRYQFYRPSLKEQSSDRFQLEMDLRLAVEQGELLAYYQPQLDLKTGKIVAAEALMRWQRPDSSFVSPAKFIPLAEEIGLVIALDEWMLYAACNQAKIWQQQGLNLTVAVNLSGVHFNQSDLSRRVVRVLENTGLEPQYLELEVTETALVQNQERAIATLQELKALGIRLSLDDFGSGYSSLMYLQQFPFDSLKIDRSFIQNLTKESKNEAIVTATIQMAHSLNLQVVAEGVETQQEQAFLSQHQCDLIQGYAIGHPMPPLELQKMLQLNQQTNQAISLKKAANNLSSLN
- a CDS encoding NF038130 family PEP-CTERM protein; protein product: MKNPIKKILLGASVVVSVSAIATNSAWAGTLKATNIEFNTDNFQTYNGPDNSDISQRDEAQAIQALTDDSLYTNVELWAFGEDVLENVGFSANLGSHQVTVETVTGADWAIFGQQWLDDFLGAYNLTNVVTANQYQQALTSLTTLGRPRSGDPNISNLTLNEETGEIEIGLIGHYDLTERLTKPEHFHTWQSDPIMYSVKAFLDGGFIPGPIQISEIAKVTVDGEVNWVYSFNAVETNTIAADAKDKTSHTGYYSKTIKVASNEPGEKVPEPSALLGLVVVGGVFATRRKFKKA
- a CDS encoding LL-diaminopimelate aminotransferase, which translates into the protein MRFAKRIEALQTNVFADMDRAKNCAKMLGVEIIDLSLGSSDLPASQVARSAIEKSLSEIDTHGYLLFHGTRSFREAVAGWYTNRYGIPVDPETEVLQLIGSQEGTAHLPLAVLNPGDFALLLDPGYPSHAGGVHLASGQVYTLPLLSENQFLPRFEDIPTQVLKQAKLLVLSYPHNPTAAIAPLSFFREAVAFCRQHELILCHDFPYADLVFPEAGTSYQSLAPSILQADPDKEVSIEFFTFSKSYNLGGFRIGYAIGNSELILALRQVKAAIDFNQYRGILNGAIAALNEDRETVTTTVATFRQRRDVFVAALHDIGWQVSLPPATMYVWAKLPEKWQNNSSEFCTKLVENTGVAASPGAGFGKNGEGYVRFALVRDPEVLKTAVKRISVFLQS
- a CDS encoding thioredoxin family protein, producing MSSVIKITDSEFETEVFQESKPVLVYFWANWCGPCKLVSPSVDWVANQYSDRLKVVKLEVDPNPNSVAKCQVEGVPALRLFKGDEMVISHEGAIGRQALNDMLKEYIQ